In Arvicola amphibius chromosome 13, mArvAmp1.2, whole genome shotgun sequence, a genomic segment contains:
- the Rtraf gene encoding RNA transcription, translation and transport factor protein isoform X2 → MFRRKLTALDYHNPAGFNCKDETEFRNFIVWLEDQKIRHYKIEDRGNLRNIHSSDWPKFFEKYLRDVNCPFKIQERQEAIDWLLGLAVRLEYGDNAEKYKDLVPDNRKNTDNTAKNAEPLINLDVNNPDFKAGVMALANLLQIQRHDDYLVMLKAIRILVQERLTQDAVAKANQTKEGLPVALDKHILGFDTGVFLSYNRCSSE, encoded by the exons ATGTTCCGACGCAAGCTCACGGCTCTGGACTACCACAACCCTGCAGGCTTCAACTGCAAAG ATGAAACAGAATTTAGAAACTTCATTGTTTGGCTTGAAGACCAGAAAATTAGACACTACAAGATTGAAGACAGAGGTAACCTGAGAAATATCCACAGCAGTGACTGGCCCAAGTTCTTCGAAAAG TATCTCAGAGATGTTAACTGTCCTTTCAAGATTCAAGAGCGACAGGAAGCAATTGACTGGCTTCTTGGTTTAGCTGTCAGACTTGAATATGGAGATAATG CTGAAAAATACAAGGACTTAGTACCTGATAACAGGAAAAATACTGACAACACAGCTAAAAATGCGGAACCATTGATCAACCTGGACG taaATAATCCTGATTTTAAGGCTGGTGTCATGGCTCTGGCTAACCTCCTTCAGATTCAGCGTCATGATGATTACTTGGTAATGCTTAAG GCAATTCGCATTTTGGTTCAGGAGCGTCTAACACAGGATGCAGTTGCTAAAGCAAATCAAACGAAAGAG ggctTACCTGTTGCTTTAGACAAACATATTCTTGGCTTTGACACAGGAG tgTTCTTGTCTTATAACAGATGCAGTTCTGAATGA
- the Rtraf gene encoding RNA transcription, translation and transport factor protein isoform X1 has translation MFRRKLTALDYHNPAGFNCKDETEFRNFIVWLEDQKIRHYKIEDRGNLRNIHSSDWPKFFEKYLRDVNCPFKIQERQEAIDWLLGLAVRLEYGDNAEKYKDLVPDNRKNTDNTAKNAEPLINLDVNNPDFKAGVMALANLLQIQRHDDYLVMLKAIRILVQERLTQDAVAKANQTKEGLPVALDKHILGFDTGDAVLNEAAQILRLLHIEELRELQTKINEAIVAVQAIIADPKTDHRLGKVGR, from the exons ATGTTCCGACGCAAGCTCACGGCTCTGGACTACCACAACCCTGCAGGCTTCAACTGCAAAG ATGAAACAGAATTTAGAAACTTCATTGTTTGGCTTGAAGACCAGAAAATTAGACACTACAAGATTGAAGACAGAGGTAACCTGAGAAATATCCACAGCAGTGACTGGCCCAAGTTCTTCGAAAAG TATCTCAGAGATGTTAACTGTCCTTTCAAGATTCAAGAGCGACAGGAAGCAATTGACTGGCTTCTTGGTTTAGCTGTCAGACTTGAATATGGAGATAATG CTGAAAAATACAAGGACTTAGTACCTGATAACAGGAAAAATACTGACAACACAGCTAAAAATGCGGAACCATTGATCAACCTGGACG taaATAATCCTGATTTTAAGGCTGGTGTCATGGCTCTGGCTAACCTCCTTCAGATTCAGCGTCATGATGATTACTTGGTAATGCTTAAG GCAATTCGCATTTTGGTTCAGGAGCGTCTAACACAGGATGCAGTTGCTAAAGCAAATCAAACGAAAGAG ggctTACCTGTTGCTTTAGACAAACATATTCTTGGCTTTGACACAGGAG ATGCAGTTCTGAATGAAGCTGCTCAGATCTTGCGATTGCTGCACATAGAAGAGCTCAGAGAGCTACAGACGAAAATTAATGAAGCCATAGTAGCTGTTCAGGCAATCATTGCTGACCCAAAGACAGACCACAGACTGGGGAAAGTCGGAAGATGA